The Falco naumanni isolate bFalNau1 chromosome 1, bFalNau1.pat, whole genome shotgun sequence genome window below encodes:
- the LOC121082459 gene encoding cytochrome c oxidase assembly protein COX11, mitochondrial, with amino-acid sequence MVGMSYAAVPLYRLYCQATGLGGTTGAGSGAERVATMEPVRHRRLRVTFNADVHASIQWEFRPQQSEIYVVPGETALAFYKAKNPTDKPVIGISTYNVIPFEAGQYFNKIQCFCFEEQRLNPHEEVDMPVFFYIDPEFVEDPKMAKVDLITLSYTFFEAKEGQKLPLPGYQ; translated from the exons ATGGTGGGCATGTCCTACGCGGCCGTGCCGCTCTACCGCCTCTACTGCCAG gcCACCGGGCTGGGCGGCACCACGGGCGCCGGCAGCGGCGCGGAGCGAGTCGCTACCATGGAGCCGGTGCGGCACCGCCGCCTCAGGGTCACCTTCAACGCGGACGTGCACGCCAGCATCCAGTGGGAATTCCGACCCCAGCAGAGTGAAATCTAC GTGGTACCAGGAGAGACCGCACTGGCGTTTTATAAAGCGAAAAATCCTACTGACAAACCAGTAATTGGAATCTCTACCTACAACGTCATACCCTTTGAAGCAGGACAgtatttcaataaaatacaa tgtttttgttttgaagaacagCGATTAAATCCTCACGAGGAAGTGGACATGCCTGTCTTTTTCTACATTGATCCAGAATTTGTAGAGGACCCTAAGATGGCTAAAGTTGATTTGATCACCCTCTCTTACACTTTTTTTGAAGcaaaggaaggacagaaattACCACTTCCTGGATATCAGTAA
- the TOM1L1 gene encoding TOM1-like protein 1 isoform X1 encodes MAFGKTPKDPFGTAVGSLVDRATFGALQTEEWGQFMHICDVINATEDGPKDAVKALKKKLSKNCNHKEIRLTLSLLDMCIENCGPRFQSLVVKKDFCKDKLVKLLNPRYNLPIDMQEKILTFVMTWARGFQGMVDVSEVKEVYLELLKKGVEFPSSDSSRGGPKTSSQPSTKSSPSSANPAKHSLLPLPTGPTLLLTSEQIGKLYSELDMAKMNVRVMSTILKENVPGSENPDDMNLLQKLYKTCRMMQERIMELLVTVENEDVVVELIQVNEDLNNVLLGHERFSRNRVRFLENQRIQRERTELYRKQPSAPSSDLLDLSIDSPSPTSAAVQTNSAVSPSGLNCISAHPEDKNRHHPSIYPQLDLAPATKAQQFPFATETQNTSVSNPAGHSYSNLATLLSPVPLNPVNLQTGHTTSLNGQSLAAASKNKSQSPHYYKIMEFDPLAPTEAVYEEIDDVLNTEVEKNTGC; translated from the exons ATGGCTTTCGGGAAGACTCCGAAGGACCCTTTCGGCACGGCCGTGGGCAGCCTGGTCG ACCGGGCGACGTTCGGAGCGCTGCAGACGGAGGAGTGGGGGCAGTTCATGCACATCTGCGACGTGATCAACGCGACGGAGGACGG GCCTAAAGATGCAGTTAAAGCGCTgaagaaaaaactttcaaaaaactGTAACCATAAGGAGATCAGGCTTACCTTGTCT ctgctTGATATGTGTATAGAGAACTGTGGCCCAAGATTCCAGTCTTTAGTTGTGaagaaagatttctgtaaaGACAAGCTGGTGAAACTACTGAATCCAAGATACAATCTGCCAATTGACATGCAGGAGAAAATCTTGACCTTTGTCATG ACGTGGGCTCGAGGTTTCCAAGGAATGGTGGATGTGAGCGAAGTAAAAGAAGTTTATCTGGAATTGCTGAAGAAAGGAGTGGAGTTTCCGtcttctgacagcagcagagggggaCCTAAG ACTTCATCTCAGCCTTCTACAAAGTCATCACCATCTTCTGCCAATCCTGCAAAACATTCTTTACTGCCTCTTCCCACGGGCCCAACATTATTGTTGACTTCGGAGCAG ATTGGGAAACTATACAGTGAACTGGACATGGCAAAAATGAATGTGAGAGTCATGTCAacaatattaaaggaaaatgttcctGGCTCTGAAAATCCAGATGATATGAATCTTTTACAG AAACTGTATAAGACCTGTCGGATGATGCAGGAGAGGATCATGGAATTGTTGGTGACAGTGGAGAATGAAGATGTGGTAGTTGAGTTAATACAAGTAAATGAAGATCTGAATAATGTCCTCCTGGGACATGAAAG GTTCTCTCGAAACAGAGTCCGGTTTTTGGAGAATCAGAGAATACAACGTGAACGCACAGAG CTGTACAGGAAACAGCCATCTGCTCCCTCAAGTGATCTGCTTGACCTGTCCATAGATTCTCCATCTCCTACCTCAGCAGCGGTGCAGACCAACTCTGCAGTGTCTCCTTCGGGCCTTA ATTGCATATCTGCACACCCTGAAGATAAAAACAGGCATCATCCATCTATTTATCCACAGCTAGATTTAGCACCTGCTACAAAAGCTCAGCAATTTCC ATTTGcaactgaaacacaaaatactAGTGTAAGCAACCCAGCTGGACATTCATATAGCAAT CTGGCAACTCTTTTAAGCCCAGTGCCTCTGAATCCAGTAAATCTGCAGACTGGACATACTACATCATTAAACGGACAGTCACTAGCAG CTGCATCAAAGAACAAGTCACAATCACCTCATTACTACAAAATAATGGAATTTGATCCCTTGGCTCCAACTGA AGCTGTTTATGAAGAAATTGATGATGTGCTGAACACTGAAGTTGAAAAGAATACAGGATGCTGA
- the TOM1L1 gene encoding TOM1-like protein 1 isoform X2: protein MHICDVINATEDGPKDAVKALKKKLSKNCNHKEIRLTLSLLDMCIENCGPRFQSLVVKKDFCKDKLVKLLNPRYNLPIDMQEKILTFVMTWARGFQGMVDVSEVKEVYLELLKKGVEFPSSDSSRGGPKTSSQPSTKSSPSSANPAKHSLLPLPTGPTLLLTSEQIGKLYSELDMAKMNVRVMSTILKENVPGSENPDDMNLLQKLYKTCRMMQERIMELLVTVENEDVVVELIQVNEDLNNVLLGHERFSRNRVRFLENQRIQRERTELYRKQPSAPSSDLLDLSIDSPSPTSAAVQTNSAVSPSGLNCISAHPEDKNRHHPSIYPQLDLAPATKAQQFPFATETQNTSVSNPAGHSYSNLATLLSPVPLNPVNLQTGHTTSLNGQSLAAASKNKSQSPHYYKIMEFDPLAPTEAVYEEIDDVLNTEVEKNTGC, encoded by the exons ATGCACATCTGCGACGTGATCAACGCGACGGAGGACGG GCCTAAAGATGCAGTTAAAGCGCTgaagaaaaaactttcaaaaaactGTAACCATAAGGAGATCAGGCTTACCTTGTCT ctgctTGATATGTGTATAGAGAACTGTGGCCCAAGATTCCAGTCTTTAGTTGTGaagaaagatttctgtaaaGACAAGCTGGTGAAACTACTGAATCCAAGATACAATCTGCCAATTGACATGCAGGAGAAAATCTTGACCTTTGTCATG ACGTGGGCTCGAGGTTTCCAAGGAATGGTGGATGTGAGCGAAGTAAAAGAAGTTTATCTGGAATTGCTGAAGAAAGGAGTGGAGTTTCCGtcttctgacagcagcagagggggaCCTAAG ACTTCATCTCAGCCTTCTACAAAGTCATCACCATCTTCTGCCAATCCTGCAAAACATTCTTTACTGCCTCTTCCCACGGGCCCAACATTATTGTTGACTTCGGAGCAG ATTGGGAAACTATACAGTGAACTGGACATGGCAAAAATGAATGTGAGAGTCATGTCAacaatattaaaggaaaatgttcctGGCTCTGAAAATCCAGATGATATGAATCTTTTACAG AAACTGTATAAGACCTGTCGGATGATGCAGGAGAGGATCATGGAATTGTTGGTGACAGTGGAGAATGAAGATGTGGTAGTTGAGTTAATACAAGTAAATGAAGATCTGAATAATGTCCTCCTGGGACATGAAAG GTTCTCTCGAAACAGAGTCCGGTTTTTGGAGAATCAGAGAATACAACGTGAACGCACAGAG CTGTACAGGAAACAGCCATCTGCTCCCTCAAGTGATCTGCTTGACCTGTCCATAGATTCTCCATCTCCTACCTCAGCAGCGGTGCAGACCAACTCTGCAGTGTCTCCTTCGGGCCTTA ATTGCATATCTGCACACCCTGAAGATAAAAACAGGCATCATCCATCTATTTATCCACAGCTAGATTTAGCACCTGCTACAAAAGCTCAGCAATTTCC ATTTGcaactgaaacacaaaatactAGTGTAAGCAACCCAGCTGGACATTCATATAGCAAT CTGGCAACTCTTTTAAGCCCAGTGCCTCTGAATCCAGTAAATCTGCAGACTGGACATACTACATCATTAAACGGACAGTCACTAGCAG CTGCATCAAAGAACAAGTCACAATCACCTCATTACTACAAAATAATGGAATTTGATCCCTTGGCTCCAACTGA AGCTGTTTATGAAGAAATTGATGATGTGCTGAACACTGAAGTTGAAAAGAATACAGGATGCTGA